The Branchiostoma floridae strain S238N-H82 chromosome 6, Bfl_VNyyK, whole genome shotgun sequence genomic interval AGGTTATACTATACGGGTTGTCTGTATTCACTGGGTTAATGTCTTCATCAGTGAGAGTTCCAGAGGTGGCATTTTAATTTAAAAGGGTTAAAGTGCTACCAAAGTTGTAATGTCCTCAGTTTGATTTTGAGATGCACTGTGCGTTAAACTTCAACTCGTTGTAAATGGGAACTACGCTAGTTTGTAGAAACAAAACGGGTAGAGAGCggcatgtatgtacatatcaTGTTTAGTGACAATTCTTACAGAGAAAATGACTTATTGAGTCTAATGTTTTAAGCTCATTCATAGTTTCTAACTGTACAATCTCGTTTGCTGGTGCTGTGCAATAATAtgaacatttctgtcccacagGTCAACCCAGAGGTACAAGATGCCACACGGGTCTGGTGATCTTTGAAGTGTTCAGCTTCAAGTGTGGAAATCATCTTATACCTACTGCAGGATGCTGAGACAAAACAACCAGCATCTTGTTGGGAACAAAAGTAGCTGTTGCAATGTTATCAGGTATTTAGTAACTGGAACacagttactaaatgaacttgtttttctctcagttgtatagtttgcattgtacatattatgttttgtatttatgtaatgttgtgcgtgtattaatgtattttatgtagaccactggaagaatagctggcaacataatgtttgacattgttgtaatagctaaaagtggatctgcgctttaatgtaaaaaaatgttccaTCTTGCACATCCACAAGTCCAGAAGCtcacatgattttttgtatacaATGTTTAACGAACCACTCAACTGTAACAGCCAGCATCCGTACCTAGGTGTCATTCTCACCCACAATCTTAGGTGGAAGCCACATATCAATGACATTACAGCCAAAGCCAACAGCACCTTGGGGTTTGTCCGACGCAACTTAAGGGGGGTAAGTAAAGAGGTAAGAGCTAAGGCTTACACTTCCATAGTCCGCCCTAAGTTAGAATACTGTTCTTCAGTCTGGGACCCCCACAAACTaaaacacgcacaaacaaacagccTTGAGGAGAAGTTGGAATCAGTCCAGCGTAGGGCTACCAGGTTTGTCACAGGCAACTACAAGCAATCCACCAGCAATACATCACTACAACAATCACTTGGATGGGCGACCCTAgcacagagaagacaacaagcACGACTTACACTAATGTACAAGGCAGTCAACAACCTCATTGCAATAGCCATCCACACCAtacttacacaaaacaacaacattacaagaGGTCACAACCGACGTTTCCACACCTTAACATGCAAAACCGAAACATACAGGGCAAGTTATTTCCCCCGGACAGTCATAGAGTGGAATGGCCTGCCTGAACATCTGATACATACCACCTCCGTAGAACAGTTCAAAGCCGGGGTAGCCAAGTATTACGGCTACCCTAGCTCTACCCAGCTGTAAGACCGAACTATGCCCTAGCAACTTGTACAGCACagcactgttatttttgtctgttgaatgaatacgttttttttcactatttttgtctcaccaccaccggtttgctagggcatcctcactcccctgggcacaaagtcccgcgaggggcattgcccagtattacgtagatgtagatgtagatgtagatctgaataaagtcaagtcaagggtgtcataatctcatccgtgaacattccaggtcataagaactcaccccacacagcagcccgctatctcaagtgtccaaaagtataatatttaaactttctgaccagtgcaactattTCTACGGTCAaacctgccgccatcttgctttttcatgacgtcatttttgggactcagcacttcaaattaggggtgagcacaggccgaaaagatggaccaaaacctagttttttggccgaatctgaacatctgcaacctacactgtctcaccaatatcaaatgtacttacattttcctgctaaaagtcgaaaataggctaaaaaactctatggactcgttttgggccttctgcgcctgcgtcaattagggtcattgccctgtcGTGGCTGTTGGTGGTGGTCAGAAGCTCTTCCGGGTAGGGAGCAGGATGTTGTTTGTGCGGAAACTTTCCGGGCTGGGGCAGAAACTGTCCTGGCTCTCTAGTATTTTGTCCAATTCTACGTCTTCGTCGGGCTGCCGTATGGGCTGTCTGAAAGTACTGTGCAAGCGATGATGGACGTATCATTAAAATCCAGACGATTCTAGAATAAATGGCACTTTACTGATATATCTTAAACCGGTTTGAGACATCTTAAGCAATAATGTAGAATAGAAGGACATATCAAttagatttacatgtaaagCATACATTTGGATTTTATTTTAATAGGCATGAAACGGTTGGCTGGCTCAGTGCTGGGTCGGTGTAAGCAGGCTGGCTCAGTGATGGGTCGGTGTAGGCAGGCTGGCTCAGTGATGGATTGGTGCAGGCTGGCTCAGTGCTGGGTCGGTGGAGGCTGGCTGACTTGTATATCTTTTTAAGTACGCTTCAAGGTCTCTTTTCCACTCCTTTACAGTTTTGTCATGGTTCAGGCTCATTTGATGTTGTTTTGCGACTGCATTGTTATGGTTGGTAGAAATTCCCATCTTGGCTAGCATTTCTAAAGCTGATTTCTTCGTACCGCCATACTGTAAGATGGCATCTGTGACATAGGCCAGGGCAGACATCCTAGCATCCTTGCCACGAATGGGAATGGATGCTGCAACACAGGTGTGTATCTGCGAGTCATTCGAGATAGTTGACAGGACCATGTGGAGAAGGGGTATCTGTTCATTAAGCTCTGTCTCCATGGCTGTTTATGAAAAGTTATGTAGGTCAGACAGGCGTCGTTTTCAAATGATGCTGGGACTGGGAGATGTGGCTAGCAGGGAGGTTTTCTTTGCCTGTTGTACCAGCTGGTCCCAAATCTTGAGCCTCAGTGTGGGGTGTGTCATGATCTTCTTAGCACATGTATCAAACTTTCCCTTGGCAAGGTTTTCAGCTATGCCAGCAACATGTTATTCTCTCTTCgattttttgccggtgcgtagcaccggctTAGAGGCAAGAGAAGCCGTTGCTTGATATTGCCCTTAACTCTTGATAACAGGTACTGCTCTATCTTTAAACTGGTAGAATAAGCAGATACAGAATATCAAAGACCGCAGATTCTCCCGGGCTAGAATAGGTAGCCCTACTTAGGCCAGGAGGGTTCACCCTTCTACATGTTAGAATACCATAGATGTCTCAAGAAATGAACCAGGAGAAGCAGGTCGGAATGGGAATTGAGGGAAATGCCagatagacatttttatttccGAGAAACAAGACTGTATAGCACCTGCTTATGCCTGATCGAACTTCAAAACCAGTGGCCAGACAATAAGATATGCTTATCATATGTATCATTTGTATCATCATAAAGTCTCAATCACCTAAATAAACTTACAACTAAACACTAGGCAACACTTGACCTGACAAAGTGGGAAATTATCTATACTTTCTCTATGCCTATGGAAAATAATACTTTCATTATGCCTAGTACTGAAGAGCAGAAAAGCCAAAACCTGTCAATCAACAGAAACTTAAAgtaatttttttacataaaacCCCACAATACTAACATTCTTTGCCATTTGTTGAAGGGATGGTGTGAATAAGCAAGGCCTGCTGGTATTCGATTATCCCGAAGAAGGTTTCTGTGGTGGTGAATCTTGCAAGTCTATAAAAGTgcaataattaagggttaatgacccgcccattttttttttcactctgtGATATTTCTGATATTGCTATACTCGAAATAATGTAGGTAGTGAGCTTTTAATGGAATGAAATCAATGGTATCTAGTATGCTAACTGCGCATTCAATCAAGTTTACCAATGCAGCACAAACTTTGATAATGTCATCTGCCGATAAAACCAGTGTTATGGGGAAAGTACCCTTCAGGATTTTGAAGTCATTCCACCAATTGATATCACGCTCTACATGAAACCCTAttccgatctcaaaaatatcaatCGGGCTGGGGTTTTGTCAGTTGTATATTTGACTTGAATTTTTCACAATGAATAATAATCTAACTTGGTCCTTGGGCATTATTAAGGAACTGAACGTATCTACGATAGCCCCAACCTTGTTCTCATCTAGCAGCCCCAGTCCAGGACCCTTCCCCTTGGTGCTGTTGTGCACCATATCTTCTCGTGAAAAGACGTCATTGCAAATGGCTCTCACCCTATCCAAAAGTTTTTCCCCGAGAGTGCCCGCTTCGTCTGTGTGCATTGTAAGAATGAAAATGGTCCaatctttcaaaataatgccTGGCAAAAATTAATTCAGTTAAAATGTGTTTGCATTTTACAGCAAAGGTATTATTTCTGCTGCAGGATCATACATTGGATAATGCGGCCCACTAACAaactttgacatgttttattcaaatGCACAGGCTTGCATGATGTCGTGTCGGACATCCTGAATTGTCCTGAACATCACAAATGGTATCTCCGTAGTGTTGGTGTGGGGTGCTGGTGATGGGGGCGGGCTGGCTGCTGTAGTAACTGTTCGGGGTGTTGAAGGCTCACTTTCTCCAAAGATAGTTTTCAACCGAGCACCCACGGTTGTGGATGCTGGTGGCAGGTTGGGTTGTTGGTGGCTCCAGGTGCCTGAGTCATTTAGAAGACCCAGAAGACTAGTGGATGCGCTGGAGGAGTGGGTGTGCTCAAGCCCCCACTGGTCTctctggtacatgtagttggggCGGGACTGGCTGGCTCCTTTCCGATGCTCGGAACGACAATATTTTCCAATTCAGAAACAATGGCTTGCAAATTTATGATGTTAAGGAGAGGCATTGAATATCAATAATTGCAACTGTTTCCATGATTCTAGTTCTTTTCTCCTCTGATCTGTATAAGTGATCCCCTGATAGAGGTGGTAATGTTACAGGTTCAGGGATATCTTGCAACTAAATTGGGAACTCTGGAGTAATCAAAGTCCTAATTTCATAATTAGAATCTTACCTGATCAAAGCAGTTGTCTGCTGGCATTCTTGCCTTCGAAGCAAACTGCATTCCGGATGTGGTGAATCGCATCAGAGAAGTCATGGTCTTGCTGAATATGTGATGGGATACGGGGATCTTCTGCCTCGGTGACTGGCGTTCCATCATCGCAGACGATCTTTTTTAACTGTAGCAGATCCTTAATGATTGCCTTATACCTTAAATTGTTGAATTGGTTTTCCTGCTGTAGTTGCTCTGTCTTCTGGCTACCATAGTTATCTGTTCTATGTACTTGATCATAATGATGTACCCGTTCTCCGAGTGACGAGAAGGAGATGTCCCGACACTGAGACAACCCGGACAGATGGTTTGTTGCATCCAGGGCATCCGCCTGCAAGTGGAGGAGGGCCACAGGCAGAAAGCTGCTCAGTTGCTGGTGGATGCCGATGGCGCCTGGATCTCCAGCTgtaacacccccctccccaagtgTACATTGCCAGTGCATTACACTGTGGACAGCCTCCCCCATACTGAGCCACCTGATCGCAAACACATTTTTGAGTTTGATGCGGTCCTCCCCAAGGATATCCACCTGGAATCATAACATAGAATACAGTGCATTTCTACTGTTATGTGTTGGTCAACCTACTTTGTCTCTgcatattgaatttttttttacttttcatatCTTACCAGAGTCTTGAACTCGGCCAGCCTGTTGGGTGACTGCATGATGTAATGGTACACATTCCCAATCAGTAGTCTGGTGTTCTGGATTGGCTGGATGGTTTTGGCTGCTTGTGAGACAGCCAGGTGCAGTCGGTGGCATACACAGTGGATAGCCACTGTGTTTCTTTTCTCACAGGTCCATCCAGAGTTGTACAGCCTGCAATATGGCCTAATGGATCTCGACTCGGGTGATCTCTTACTAGTAAGTGTGCTGACTGTATCAAACCCATCAAATTCACTTGTCGTGAGGATACCTCAATACCTCCGCCATTCGACAGACACCAGATCCAGTGAGCCTGGATTAGAGGACTGTTTTAAACCCATCGACATAAAATTCCTAAACAAACTATATACTCAATTTATCATCACAATTAACATACGAAGCGTTGAGCTCGGATGCAAACTCATAGCTGACCTcctgacaatacaagatacaatgcaAAATATAGAGCCCGATGAATAATacgaatgaaaaaaagttacaaaaagaCGGAGACGGACTCTGCTTGGCGAGTACACAAAATACATTATGATTATCGCTGTACGCAAAGTGAACATAATGCAGATTCGATCTTACGTGAGCCAGCTCTGCCCAGATCCGCTCCTCAATGTAGAACTCGTCCATCATCTTCTTCCAGCCGGGCATGATGAATGAAAGAGTAAAAAAGAAAGAGGTATAGCGTTACGTATTTCAGAAAAGTTGCACACCACAGTCTCACACTGAGCGCTCACGAGAGGAATGAAACCACGGAATGCCACACACTGATATTTTACGACATTTCCTGTCACCCTCAAAGGTGTTATAAGACACAGGTCTGTACAGGCACTATCTTGTGCTGATTGGATAAAACATGTAGACAGCATTTCACAATATGCAAATATGCAAAACCATTTGATCtagagggtgtatcattcaaagaACTGAGGGCTAATTCAGATCTAAGGAAGACATTTTTTCAGTAGGAAATTTCTATGCAATTAGATAGTCTATTTCTATACAATTTTGACAGGAAAGTTGAAAATCTAACAAAGTTGATTTTCACAAAACCGCTGATAGTATTGCAGATTTTCTACTTGGTGACAATACTATTTGATATTGGATCGTATCTGATAGAGACCTCCTAACTGCTTTGGGTCGTTCTTTTTGGACTGATTTTCTTATTGTCTCCAGAAAACCAGTACCGAGTGCTAATCTGGCCCTGGCCTCTGTTCCTAACTTGGAGACAGTCTGGAATGTTTATTAGTTTGGCTGGCAAAAATCACACAGGCAACACACGGATACACAACCCTCTTTGATATGTCTATCTTTGAAGTTTGAACAAATTCGCCGCAACCAAAAATGCCTTGGATAAAAGCCGTGGAGAGAGCAACAATAATCGAGTCTACCTTGGCGTCTTTGGTAACCATAAAGCCCGGGTCAAAAAGCGcatacgatttcttgcgatgtcAATCCGACAACTTGCCCCTTCTTGAGTTTTTCCCTTTCAGTCTCGCACTAAaccagttccaaaacaagccgctaggaccCAAACCCAAAGCATTTACACATCAAGAGTTGTCTACCACACAAAATAgtgcagcatgtccagaacctGAAATATCAAACTCGGAACAATAGAACAAACATTTATTACATCAAATACTTGGAGTGGAGTGGTCTTGGCAGACATTGTATCCACAGAAAGTACAGCACTATCGGATCTTACGATCAGCCTCCCTCGAGTAGCCGTGGTATAGATAGTATGGCAAATATGGTGGTGGACTCTTTTCCTGGCGtcagctttgttctgtttccaGTAGTCAAGACAGAGCCAATCGTCTTCCACCCACTCAGCAGCCTGATTGCTGATCCACATTTATTGCATAATTTTCCATGGGTAAGAAGGCTTATAACAGACCCACTAAGGGAAAAAGAAACCCTCTTCGCAAAATGGGGAGGTTTGTTATTattcaaatgtaatttttcatgtaTACTGCTAGTCCAACCTCCCACTGTTCTATAACGATGTCATGTCCGCTTGGGAAGAACTGATATAGATTTGCTCTCAAATTATATTGaataacagatacattttaattGGAACATCATCTGTATACTATAATACATGGGCCAATGCAGGCATTCTATATCTCAACGATTTGTTAAAAAGCGATGGAACCTTCTATAGTATGAATGACCTACACAACATATACAGTATTGAAATCAACCCATGTCATGTATTGAAATACAACTCTCTTAAAGCAGCGATATCTCAGAAATGAAAAGTGTTTAAAAAAGATAGAAGAAAATGCAATCATGAAAACATACATTATATGGCTAAGATAGGCCCTCATACCCTCACATGTAAGAAGATATATGATATTCTAATACAGATACAATTTGTATCACCAGGTCAAGATaacaacattatacaaaagATAGGAagtggtaacattgaaaatgcatataccaATGCATTtgcaaaagacacaaaactacaATGTTTTCAGTATAAGATTCTACGCCAGTATCTTGCGACAAACAGCTGGCTGCAAAAAGTTAACATCAAACAAAGCAACAAATGTAATAAATGTAAATGAAGAACATACTATTGAACATTTTTTTCGTTTCACGAAAATGTATTTATGCCTACCTTATCGGCCATTAAACATCAACGTAAgacccataatcactccacgCTATCTTTTGGTGCGAGTACTAGAACTTTAATTGACTggcatgaaaaataaaacatgacaaatacatACTATGTTCAGATTCGAAATGAAAAAATCATTGCTCAAATTGTTACACCTGGCATATACCATCTTTTCACTCAtttgtttcttaaaatatttttaacatactAGAAATATCCTAATCTACAATTTGTCACAATTTTTTCTACCCGCCAGTACAAACGTTCTAGTTATGCGAGGATAGTAATAGTAAGATAACTTGGTAACATTTTGCGAAATAACCGAGTAAAGGTAGCTTGAAACATCAAAGCTATAACAATAGGAAGTACAAACGTTCTAGTTATACTACAATAACAATGAACTTGGTAAGATCTTGCGATATAACAGAGTATAGTAGCCTGAACAAAACATCAGCGCTTAATCCCCATAGGAAGTATAAACGTTCTAGTTATACTGCCGTAACAATGGACTTGGTAAGATCTTGTGATATAGCAGAGTATCGTATCTTGAACAAATTACAACGCTATAACCATAGGAAGTACAAACGTTCTAGTTGTACTGCCTTAACAACAAACGTGGTAAGATCTTACAATATAATTGAGTATTGTATCATGAACAAAATTCAACACTGTAACCATATGTAGTTCTAGTTGTACTATCGAACAATGAGCTTGGTAATACCTTGCGATATAACGGATTATCCTAGTTTGAAACAACAAAACTATGGGCATACATGCCTAATAATCTTCTTTAGTTGAGGTGTATCTAGCAACGACTATTTACTAACAGAATATTAAAGTAAATATCCTTATGGCAGGTTCCCATGTTGCAACACATATTGCAATAACCATTAATTATGTAGAACCTACAGGGCAGCACACCACAGTACTATTACAAAAATAACATAACTTGGGAATTGCCATACAAGGAACTAAGAACTTACTTCGTTATATCTTAACATAGCAAGCAACTCGAGAAATTAATACACAAGTCGTATTCCTAAGCAAACTTATAGACTAGTGCCACTATCCTTAAAGCAAGCACCTAACATAgcaacacatttttgtacatgtcggGCATGTAGAAAAAACAGGGCAACTCACCACTGTAATATTAGTCTCGCGTATACCCTAACATCAATCAACGAACTCATACCCAATCGACTCCGCCCTCATTCTTTTAAATGCGTATATATTTCTTAAACGCATCAGATGACCATCTTCCCAGGCGTTGTATGGTGTCATCGGAAACACCTTGTATTGCAGCTTGAGTTGCTGCCCCAATACGGAAAGAATGTGACGTATATTTGTGCGGGTCTAGATTGGCTTGTACTACGCAAGCCTTGAGGACTTTGGTAAAGTGATCACTACTGACTGGAGAACCATTTGAGCTGGTGAAAAGGCATCCCGATTTACCCCCACGCCTCAGGAGAAAACGCTCAAGGCTGCTCACTGGGCAGTACTTACAGCCCGGCTGTGCTATCATGGAAAGGGTCGCTGGAGTAGACGTCTTGCTATGCTTATATGTCTTGAATTGAACTTTGATATATGATGTTGCTCCACTTTGATCTGGTACTGCAGTAATATCATCCAGGTTCAAAGTGTGTTGAGAGGTGTTAGTTATTGTGACTTCTCCTAATCGCGCAAAAGAATAATACATGAACAAAAACATTGCTTCGAAAAGGCACTGATCATAATCCCTATTCACAATGTGCGGTACAATGTCACTCAATTTCTGGAGGATTGTGGGTGTTATGGGCAGCCTACTATCCGGGACATGGTGTTTCTGAATTGAATGCACCAGTTTTCGAATGAGGAACGTCGAAGTAGGATCTGGGAGATTGTGAAGCTTGTGCATGAAGCTTATGGCCGAGAGCTTAGACGTTATTGAGGATGGAGCGAACCCTTCTTGGTGCAAAAAAGTAGCAAACTGGCCTATAAGCATTTCAGGAATAGGCAAGTGTACCAAATGCTGACCATGAACTGATAAGGTGAAACGACGAAAATGTTGCCATGCCAAACGATAAGCAGTTACCGTAGCTGGGgccaaagaacaaaacaacaatttgtTTACATCATGATTAAGTTGCTCGGCTGTAGAGATGGTGGAATGTGCGTTGGAAACTGATTCATATGTGGGAACCTCCGTCGAAACGTGTCGATCTGAAAACGAGATAAACAGTCAGCCATTTCGTTCCTTTTCCCAGGGATATGCACTGCCTTACATAATATGTTCCTTTGCAAGCTGATCAAGACAAAATTGCGTACCAATGGCATGATTAAAGGGTTCCTGGAAGTCTGTCTGTTAATGATATACACTAAGGCTTGATTGTCTGTGTGGAGCATGATACTACGATTTGACCATTCTTGTCCCCAAATATGGAGAGCCAGGACGATGGGATAAAACTCCAAAATAGTAATATTCGTGGATCTCATCTCCTGTGGCCATGCTCCATAAAACCATGCAGTTCCATACGTCGCACCATAACCCAACGATCCAGCCGCATCAGTATATAAATTCAAGTTTGTGTCATGTAAAAAATGCTCATCAATGAAAAAAGACTTGCCGTTGAAATGTTCTAGGAATTGCTTCCACATCCGTAAATCCTGCCGTACCCCTATGTCAATATTTATCAGAGTGTCTCCAGGCTGCTTTGCTTTAGTTAAATCTATGAGACGCCTCAAAAAGGCCCGTCCCGGAGAAACTACCTGGCAAACATGGTTTAGTAATCCTATCAATGATTGAATTTGTTTCAGGGAAGCTGATGAAAAAAGTAGGAATTCTTGAATGGTAACCTTACATTTCTGCAGTTTGTCAAGGGGTAGACGTGCCTCCATTTTAATTGTGTCTAATTCAATACCCAGAAAGGTCATTGTTGTATCAGGATGAAAAGTTTTTTCCTCTGCTAAAGGGACCCCAACCTCCTGACACATATTACTGAATAACTCAAGATCCCGTTCGCAGGATGAGTAAGTGCTATTAGCAAAGAGGAAATCATCTATGATATGAGTGGGATAACGTATATTCAGCTTCCTTACTGCTATCCATTCGAGTGCCGTGCTAACTGCTTCAAAAATGGCACAAGATGTAGAACATCCCATTGGCAAACACCTATCGTAGTAATAACCATCGTTAAGGTAAAACCCCAATAGGTGATGATCATTTGGGTGCACAGGAATTATACGAAAGGCGGATTGAATATCAGTTTTTGCTAGAAAACAACCCGGGCCTAgcgttttgatatgtttgataGCCGAATCAATGTTAGCATAAGAAACCGAAGAAAATTCCCTTGGTATTCCCTCATTTACTGCGCTGCCAATCGGGTGAGATAAATCATGTATAATCCGGTACTTACCAGTAGTCTTTTTTGGCACCGCATAAATTGGGGATAAGAAAAGGTTATGAAAAGGTGCTGTCTTGAACGGTCCTGCAATTTTTCCTGTCTCCAGTTCAGATTGAATTCTCTCCTGAATGATTGGGAATTGTGACGAACTGGGCAAGATTACCTTTTGTTTCGAACGGAATCTTGGACCAAAATAATCTAAGGGAAAACCAACAGAAAAACCGTGAATTAAATAGTCTTTCTCCTGTTCTGTATATCCATCTAGAAAAAAGGCTAGTTTGTTAACGTTTACGGGGGTTGGTATTCCTGTTCTGGCTATTACGCGGGCAGTTGAAGTTTTTGTGTGCTCCTGAGCATGTTGGGCATGCGTGCTTGTATGGGCAACTTGCCGCGAAGCAGTTTGATGCAGCTGAATGGTATCGAAAGCAATAGCCCAACGGTAGACTGTTATTGCTTTGCTGTTGATTGGGTTTTGTTGTCAAAGAAGTTGGTTTGACATGACTGAATGCGTCCACATACAGCTGCATGTTCGGGACATCCCATGGGGTACTTGGGGATGCGTGCCTAAGCTGCCTAAAGAGAGCATCATAACTACTCTATTGTGCGCCCCGCTCTGCCAAGGAGCGAATCAAGTGCGCATATGCGATCAGCTGAGGACTTCGCGCTAAGTGCTTTTGAATATATATGTAATGGTATATAGAGAAGGCCATGGACCACTGTGATAAGGTGAGCGATTGCTTTGCCCTATCTTCCGCACTGTTAGCCAGCGTCAATGTGGGAGGATCCCGCTAGAGTATCAAGGTTAACTGTGAATTGTTGACGAGGTCGTGAGTTAGGCAACAGCTGTTTGAGCTCAACGAATTTATCCTGCCAGATCTTATCCTTAATTCCATCAGATATACCCGTGTCTAACGGGAGGTGAACACCTGCTTCTAGTAAGCGGGTACCCATATCCTGATTGGCCAAGAGATCACCCAGTACTGACGCTGACCGAACCTGAGCGGAATTGTTACCTGTATAAGAGCTGATACCTGTACTCATAATGCTAGATGCTAGTGTAGCACCAAGTCCATCAGTCCGTGTAGGCAGGAGGGCTGGTGGCTGCAATCCGAATACAGAG includes:
- the LOC118418657 gene encoding uncharacterized protein LOC118418657, whose amino-acid sequence is MGGDLIQEQRPTVGLPPPPAPPRLPPQKLSLKSLQQQLNDLQKITTRLADKLDADNVPHTSAVSTTVTTTVSSTGLLGVLPAVSPSVTSAANQGLLQQVTSTITATTSSTIPIYSTNSVFGLQPPALLPTRTDGLGATLASSIMSTDRHVSTEVPTYESVSNAHSTISTAEQLNHDVNKLLFCSLAPATVTAYRLAWQHFRRFTLSVHGQHLVHLPIPEMLIGQFATFLHQEGFAPSSITSKLSAISFMHKLHNLPDPTSTFLIRKLVHSIQKHHVPDSRLPITPTILQKLSDIVPHIVNRDYDQCLFEAMFLFMYYSFARLGEVTITNTSQHTLNLDDITAVPDQSGATSYIKVQFKTYKHSKTSTPATLSMIAQPGCKYCPVSSLERFLLRRGGKSGCLFTSSNGSPVSSDHFTKVLKACVVQANLDPHKYTSHSFRIGAATQAAIQGVSDDTIQRLGRWSSDAFKKYIRI
- the LOC118418251 gene encoding uncharacterized protein LOC118418251 — protein: MPGWKKMMDEFYIEERIWAELAHVDILGEDRIKLKNVFAIRWLSMGEAVHSVMHWQCTLGEGGVTAGDPGAIGIHQQLSSFLPVALLHLQADALDATNHLSGLSQCRDISFSSLGERVHHYDQVHRTDNYGSQKTEQLQQENQFNNLRYKAIIKDLLQLKKIVCDDGTPVTEAEDPRIPSHIQQDHDFSDAIHHIRNAVCFEGKNASRQLL